A single genomic interval of Spirochaetaceae bacterium harbors:
- the coaE gene encoding dephospho-CoA kinase (Dephospho-CoA kinase (CoaE) performs the final step in coenzyme A biosynthesis.) — MVIGIAGKTAAGKNMAANTLEKQGYLIIDADKLGIEALTANKNAIVAAFGTAILDSSGEVSRPKLGQLVFSGKEQLVKLNAISHPYIVEQIKKIIEQNKEREIAINAALLPYWPLKGYVNVVIWLTAPLPVRVIRALKRDKRGLLFTLKRIYSQRSLSLKYLSYKVDIYRVRNYCGQRYLNKQMVKILSKIKQGGYAK; from the coding sequence ATGGTTATTGGCATAGCGGGTAAAACGGCCGCCGGTAAAAATATGGCGGCAAATACCCTAGAAAAACAGGGTTATTTAATAATTGATGCCGATAAGTTAGGCATAGAGGCCTTAACAGCCAATAAAAACGCCATAGTGGCTGCCTTTGGTACGGCCATTTTAGATAGTAGCGGTGAGGTTAGCCGCCCTAAGTTGGGCCAACTGGTTTTTAGCGGTAAGGAGCAGTTGGTTAAGCTTAACGCTATTAGCCACCCTTACATTGTAGAGCAAATTAAAAAAATAATTGAGCAAAACAAAGAGAGAGAGATAGCCATTAATGCGGCTTTACTGCCTTATTGGCCGCTAAAAGGTTATGTAAATGTGGTAATTTGGCTAACGGCCCCGTTACCGGTAAGAGTGATAAGGGCTTTAAAACGCGATAAACGAGGTTTGTTGTTTACTTTAAAGCGTATTTACAGCCAGCGCAGCCTTAGCCTAAAATATTTAAGCTATAAAGTCGATATTTATAGAGTAAGGAATTATTGCGGGCAAAGGTACCTAAATAAACAAATGGTTAAAATATTAAGTAAAATAAAGCAGGGTGGTTATGCAAAATAA